One Streptomyces drozdowiczii DNA segment encodes these proteins:
- a CDS encoding aminotransferase class V-fold PLP-dependent enzyme: MSVSTAAADQSLCAPLPVLGEDVLVPLVTGGEVGYAALDYAASAPALKRVWDDVAAYAPYYGSVHRGAGYLSQLSTDLFESSRATVAEFLGCRPEDQVVFTRSTTDSLNLLAAALPADCQVFVFETEHHASLLPWRDAHVTYLNAPRTPAEAVATLEAALAGREPHGPALVCVTGASNVTGELWPVRELAAAAHAHGARIVLDAAQLAPHHPVDIAELDVDWVAFSGHKLYAPFGSGVLAGRADWLREAEPYLAGGGASRTVARRADGGVDVEWHTTAARHEAGSPNVIGVYSIASACKALTEAGFDRLVAREQHLVAEVLTGLAEVPEVKVLSLFGDEAPRVGVISFVVEGWNSSHFAAALSAEYGIGVRDGLFCAHPLVRTLLGSDPGEAGECGAPEAEPGERSLNAIRVSFGAGTPDEHVERFLRAVRELVSDGARWKYRTEDGRCVPDRGAAQI; encoded by the coding sequence ATGTCTGTCTCCACCGCTGCCGCCGACCAGTCGCTCTGTGCCCCGCTGCCGGTTCTGGGCGAGGACGTCCTCGTCCCGCTGGTCACCGGTGGGGAGGTCGGCTACGCGGCCCTGGACTACGCGGCGAGCGCCCCGGCCCTGAAGCGGGTCTGGGACGACGTGGCCGCCTACGCCCCGTACTACGGCAGCGTGCACCGGGGCGCCGGGTACCTCTCGCAGCTGTCCACGGACCTCTTCGAGTCCAGCCGGGCCACCGTGGCGGAGTTCCTGGGCTGCCGCCCCGAGGACCAGGTGGTCTTCACCCGGTCCACCACGGACTCGCTGAACCTGCTGGCCGCCGCGCTGCCCGCCGACTGCCAGGTCTTCGTCTTCGAGACCGAGCACCACGCCTCGCTGCTGCCCTGGCGCGACGCCCACGTCACCTACCTGAACGCCCCGCGCACCCCCGCCGAGGCCGTCGCCACGCTGGAGGCGGCCCTCGCCGGCCGTGAGCCCCACGGCCCCGCCCTGGTCTGCGTCACCGGCGCCTCCAACGTGACCGGCGAGCTGTGGCCCGTACGGGAGCTGGCCGCCGCCGCGCACGCCCACGGCGCCCGGATCGTCCTGGACGCCGCCCAGCTCGCCCCGCACCACCCCGTGGACATCGCCGAGCTGGACGTCGACTGGGTCGCCTTCTCCGGGCACAAGCTGTACGCCCCGTTCGGCTCGGGCGTCCTGGCCGGCCGGGCCGACTGGCTGCGCGAGGCCGAGCCGTACCTGGCCGGCGGCGGCGCGTCCCGCACGGTGGCCCGGCGCGCGGACGGCGGCGTGGACGTCGAGTGGCACACCACGGCCGCCCGGCACGAGGCCGGCTCGCCCAACGTCATCGGCGTCTACTCCATCGCCTCCGCCTGCAAGGCGCTCACCGAGGCCGGATTCGACCGGCTGGTCGCCCGCGAGCAGCACCTCGTCGCCGAGGTCCTGACGGGTCTTGCCGAGGTCCCCGAGGTGAAGGTGCTCTCGCTGTTCGGCGACGAGGCGCCGAGGGTCGGCGTAATCTCGTTCGTGGTGGAGGGCTGGAACAGCTCCCACTTCGCCGCCGCCCTCTCCGCCGAGTACGGCATCGGGGTGCGCGACGGCCTCTTCTGCGCGCACCCGCTCGTGCGCACCCTGCTCGGCAGCGACCCGGGCGAGGCGGGGGAGTGCGGCGCGCCCGAGGCGGAGCCGGGGGAGCGGTCCCTGAACGCGATCCGGGTCAGCTTCGGCGCCGGGACCCCGGACGAGCACGTCGAGCGCTTCCTGCGCGCGGTCCGGGAGCTGGTGAGCGACGGGGCACGCTGGAAGTACCGCACCGAGGACGGCCGCTGCGTGCCGGACCGGGGCGCCGCCCAGATCTGA
- the qcrC gene encoding cytochrome bc1 complex diheme cytochrome c subunit — MKKLSARRRHPLAAVVVLLLALAATGGLYAAFAPASKAQADDTAQSLAINEGKKLYSVGCASCHGTGGQGTSDGPQLVGVGSAAVDFQVGTGRMPAQQPGAQVPKKKVIYSQAEIDQLAAYVASLGAGPVVPTKSQVSPEGADIAKGGDLFRTNCAQCHNFTGKGGALTNGKYAPDLDGVSPKHIYEAMLTGPQSMPSFPDSTMPEKQKRDIIAYVKTVNGSEAESPGGLALGGLGPVSEGLFGWIFGLGGLIAVAIWVAAHTAKAKKS; from the coding sequence GTGAAAAAGCTCTCCGCACGACGACGCCATCCGTTGGCGGCGGTCGTCGTACTACTCCTCGCGCTGGCGGCCACCGGGGGGCTGTACGCCGCGTTCGCGCCCGCGAGTAAGGCGCAGGCCGACGACACCGCCCAGTCCCTCGCCATCAACGAGGGCAAGAAGCTGTACTCCGTCGGTTGCGCCAGCTGCCACGGAACCGGCGGTCAGGGCACCTCCGACGGGCCGCAGCTTGTCGGCGTGGGCTCCGCCGCCGTGGACTTCCAGGTCGGTACGGGCCGCATGCCCGCGCAGCAGCCGGGCGCCCAGGTACCGAAGAAGAAGGTCATCTACAGCCAGGCCGAGATCGACCAGCTCGCGGCCTACGTCGCGTCGCTCGGCGCCGGTCCGGTCGTCCCGACCAAGAGCCAGGTCAGCCCTGAGGGTGCGGACATCGCCAAGGGTGGCGACCTGTTCCGTACCAACTGCGCGCAGTGCCACAACTTCACCGGCAAGGGCGGCGCGCTGACGAACGGCAAGTACGCGCCGGACCTGGACGGCGTGAGCCCGAAGCACATCTACGAGGCCATGCTGACCGGCCCGCAGAGCATGCCGTCCTTCCCCGACTCGACGATGCCCGAGAAGCAGAAGCGGGACATCATCGCCTACGTCAAGACCGTGAACGGCTCCGAAGCCGAGTCCCCCGGCGGCCTCGCTCTCGGCGGCCTGGGTCCGGTCAGCGAGGGCCTGTTCGGCTGGATCTTCGGTCTGGGCGGTCTGATCGCAGTTGCCATTTGGGTCGCGGCCCACACCGCTAAGGCCAAGAAGTCATGA
- a CDS encoding L,D-transpeptidase gives MNQTPRFRPVVSCTLLAATLVAGAAACGDSDGHPLSAQPFDAADEVSFNTPDGGKKVDPDKPLEVRVDADDGRITDVSAVDAAGRHLAGELDADGHRWHSTAPLAAGTRYTVKVRMEDDDGAPGTRTMSFDTAKATKFLKVTFGPQAGTYGVGQPLVATLSAPVTDNASRATVERGLRVRSTPSVTGSWYWVDDKTLHYRPKEYWPAKADIEVSSNLTGIKVTNSLYGAPAKALKITTGDRIEAITDASEHSMTVLRNGEVINTIPVTTGKPGFDTRNGVKVVLGKEQYVRMRGESIGIAAGSSDSYDLDVYWATRVTWSGEYVHAAPWSTGSQGYANVSHGCTGMSTSEAEWFFNTVREGDIVSVVGSDGETMTPFDNGYGDWNLSWAKWQQGSALNNDTTAPKVDKVSTARLRPQV, from the coding sequence ATGAACCAGACGCCGCGCTTCCGTCCCGTAGTGAGCTGCACTCTGCTGGCCGCGACCTTGGTCGCCGGGGCGGCAGCCTGCGGGGACTCCGATGGTCACCCCCTGTCGGCCCAGCCGTTCGACGCCGCCGACGAGGTCTCCTTCAACACGCCCGACGGCGGCAAGAAGGTCGACCCCGACAAGCCCCTGGAGGTCCGGGTCGACGCCGACGACGGCCGGATCACCGACGTATCGGCCGTGGACGCCGCAGGGCGCCATCTGGCGGGCGAACTCGACGCCGACGGACACCGGTGGCACTCCACCGCCCCGCTGGCCGCAGGGACCCGTTACACCGTCAAGGTCCGTATGGAGGACGACGACGGGGCCCCCGGCACCCGCACGATGTCCTTCGACACCGCCAAGGCCACCAAGTTCCTCAAGGTCACCTTCGGCCCCCAGGCGGGCACCTACGGCGTCGGCCAGCCCCTCGTGGCCACGCTCAGCGCCCCCGTCACGGACAACGCCTCACGCGCCACCGTCGAGCGCGGCCTGCGCGTCCGCTCCACGCCCTCGGTCACCGGCTCCTGGTACTGGGTCGACGACAAGACGCTGCACTACCGGCCCAAGGAGTACTGGCCGGCGAAGGCCGACATCGAAGTCAGCTCCAACCTGACCGGCATAAAGGTCACCAACTCGCTCTACGGGGCGCCCGCCAAGGCGCTCAAGATCACCACGGGGGACCGCATCGAGGCCATCACGGACGCCTCGGAACACTCCATGACGGTGCTCCGCAACGGTGAGGTGATCAACACCATCCCAGTCACCACGGGCAAACCCGGGTTCGACACGCGCAACGGCGTCAAGGTGGTGCTCGGGAAGGAACAGTACGTACGTATGCGCGGGGAATCCATCGGGATCGCCGCCGGCTCCTCCGACTCGTACGACCTCGACGTCTACTGGGCCACCCGGGTGACATGGAGCGGCGAATACGTGCACGCGGCGCCCTGGTCCACCGGCTCGCAGGGGTACGCCAACGTCAGCCACGGCTGCACCGGCATGAGCACCAGCGAGGCCGAGTGGTTCTTCAACACCGTGCGCGAGGGCGACATCGTCAGCGTCGTCGGCAGCGACGGCGAGACGATGACGCCCTTCGACAACGGCTACGGCGACTGGAACCTGTCCTGGGCCAAGTGGCAGCAGGGCAGCGCGCTGAACAACGACACCACCGCACCGAAGGTCGACAAGGTCAGCACGGCGCGGCTGCGCCCCCAGGTCTGA
- the qcrB gene encoding cytochrome bc1 complex cytochrome b subunit, with the protein MSTATNTPGAAAPGNRKAPAGERVADWADGRLGIYSLAKANMRKIFPDHWSFMLGEICLYSFIIIILTGVYLTLFFHPSMNEVVYHGPYEPMQGIRMSEAYASTLDISFDVRGGLLVRQIHHWAAVIFLAGMFVHMMRVFFTGAYRKPREINWLFGFLLFVLGMFTGFTGYSLPDDLLSGTGVRFTQGAILSTPIVGTYISMFLFGGEFPGGDIIARFYSIHILLLPGIMLGLVVGHLILVFYHKHTQFAGPGKTNKNVVGMPLLPVYMAKAGGFFFLVFGFIAIIAAIASINPIWALGPYRPDQVSTGAQPDWYMGFAEGFVRVMPGWEINLWGHTLVLGVFIPLVLFGVVLGALALWPFIESWITGDKREHHILDKPRNAPTRTALGVAWVTIYFVMLIGGGNDIWATHFSLSLNSISWFVRIAFFVGPVIAFVATRRICLGLQRRDKEKVLHGRESGLIKRLPHGEFVEVHEPLSPEARYALTAHEQYKPLEIGPTVDENGVERKVSRITKVRARLSKSLYGESSQIAKPTAEEYKEITSGHGHH; encoded by the coding sequence ATGAGTACTGCGACGAACACACCCGGCGCAGCGGCGCCGGGCAACCGCAAGGCGCCCGCCGGTGAGCGGGTGGCCGACTGGGCGGACGGCCGGCTGGGGATCTACTCCCTCGCCAAGGCCAACATGCGCAAGATCTTCCCGGACCACTGGTCCTTCATGCTCGGTGAGATCTGCCTCTACAGCTTCATCATCATCATCCTCACGGGTGTGTACCTGACGCTGTTCTTCCACCCGAGCATGAACGAGGTCGTCTACCACGGCCCGTACGAGCCCATGCAGGGCATCCGGATGTCGGAGGCGTACGCCTCGACGCTGGACATCAGCTTCGACGTCCGCGGTGGTCTGCTGGTCCGGCAGATCCACCACTGGGCCGCGGTCATCTTCCTGGCCGGCATGTTCGTGCACATGATGCGCGTCTTCTTCACCGGCGCGTACCGCAAGCCGCGCGAGATCAACTGGCTCTTCGGCTTCCTGCTGTTCGTCCTCGGCATGTTCACCGGTTTCACCGGTTACTCGCTGCCGGACGACCTGCTCTCCGGTACCGGTGTCCGCTTCACCCAGGGCGCGATCCTGTCGACGCCGATCGTCGGTACGTACATCTCGATGTTCCTGTTCGGCGGGGAGTTCCCCGGCGGCGACATCATCGCGAGGTTCTACTCGATCCACATCCTGCTGCTGCCGGGCATCATGCTCGGGCTCGTGGTCGGCCACCTCATCCTGGTCTTCTACCACAAGCACACCCAGTTCGCGGGTCCCGGCAAGACGAACAAGAACGTCGTCGGCATGCCCCTGCTGCCGGTGTACATGGCGAAGGCCGGCGGGTTCTTCTTCCTGGTCTTCGGCTTCATCGCGATCATCGCGGCGATCGCCTCGATCAACCCGATCTGGGCACTCGGCCCGTACCGCCCCGACCAGGTGTCCACGGGCGCCCAGCCGGACTGGTACATGGGCTTCGCCGAAGGCTTCGTCCGTGTGATGCCGGGCTGGGAGATCAACCTCTGGGGCCACACGCTGGTCCTGGGTGTCTTCATCCCGCTCGTCCTGTTCGGTGTGGTGCTCGGTGCGCTGGCCCTGTGGCCGTTCATCGAGTCCTGGATCACCGGCGACAAGCGCGAGCACCACATCCTGGACAAGCCGCGCAACGCGCCGACCCGGACGGCCCTGGGCGTCGCCTGGGTGACGATCTACTTCGTCATGCTGATCGGCGGCGGCAACGACATCTGGGCGACGCACTTCAGCCTCTCGCTCAACTCGATCAGCTGGTTCGTCCGTATCGCCTTCTTCGTCGGCCCGGTCATCGCGTTCGTCGCGACCCGGCGGATCTGCCTCGGCCTCCAGCGCCGCGACAAGGAGAAGGTGCTGCACGGCCGCGAGTCGGGTCTCATCAAGCGCCTGCCGCACGGTGAGTTCGTCGAGGTGCACGAGCCGCTGTCGCCGGAGGCCCGGTACGCGCTCACCGCGCACGAGCAGTACAAGCCGCTCGAGATCGGCCCGACGGTCGACGAGAACGGGGTCGAGCGCAAGGTCTCCAGGATCACCAAGGTCCGGGCGCGGCTCAGCAAGAGCCTGTACGGCGAGAGCAGCCAGATCGCCAAGCCCACCGCCGAGGAGTACAAGGAGATCACCAGCGGCCACGGCCACCACTGA
- a CDS encoding Lrp/AsnC family transcriptional regulator yields the protein MITAIVLIKTSVDRIPEIAEAIAALDSVSEVFSVTGTYDLIAMVRVAKHDDLAEVIPGRISKIPGVEATDTHVAFRTYSQHDLEAAFSIGLDA from the coding sequence GTGATCACCGCGATCGTGCTCATCAAAACCAGCGTGGACCGGATTCCCGAGATCGCCGAGGCCATCGCCGCGCTGGACAGCGTCAGCGAGGTCTTCTCGGTCACCGGCACCTACGACCTGATCGCCATGGTCCGGGTGGCCAAGCACGACGACCTGGCCGAGGTCATCCCCGGCCGGATCAGCAAGATCCCGGGCGTCGAGGCGACCGACACCCACGTCGCCTTCCGCACGTACTCGCAGCACGACCTGGAGGCCGCGTTCTCCATCGGCCTGGACGCCTAG
- the trpD gene encoding anthranilate phosphoribosyltransferase, which yields MNVVTPDGGDSVAAFSWPGVLTPLLRGEDLDSDATAWAMDRIMSGEATDVQIAGFAVALRAKGETVTEVSGLVRAMYEHATTIEVPGRTVDIVGTGGDMAKTVNISTMSAIVVAGTGAKVVKHGSRASSSASGSSDVLGKLGVNLELTPRRVVEVAEEAGITFCFAVKFHPALRHAAKARAELGAPTTFNILGPLTNPARVRSQAIGVADPRMAPIVAGVLAERGNSALVFRGDDGLDELTTTATSRVWVARDGVVREETFDPRDVGVELVPVEALRGADASYNADVARRLLAGETGPVRDAVLLNSAAALVALDPGEGPLTEQIRAGMAKAAESIDSGAAGRALERWVVASNA from the coding sequence ATGAACGTTGTGACCCCGGACGGCGGCGACAGCGTGGCGGCCTTCTCCTGGCCCGGCGTGCTGACCCCCCTGCTGCGCGGCGAGGACCTGGACTCCGACGCCACCGCGTGGGCCATGGACCGCATCATGAGCGGCGAGGCGACCGACGTGCAGATCGCCGGATTCGCGGTCGCCCTGCGTGCCAAGGGAGAGACGGTCACCGAGGTCTCCGGCCTGGTCCGCGCGATGTACGAGCACGCGACGACCATCGAGGTCCCCGGCCGCACCGTCGACATCGTCGGCACCGGCGGCGACATGGCCAAGACCGTCAACATCTCCACGATGTCCGCGATCGTCGTGGCCGGCACCGGCGCGAAGGTCGTCAAGCACGGCAGCCGCGCCTCCTCGTCGGCCAGCGGCTCGTCCGACGTGCTCGGGAAGCTCGGCGTCAACCTGGAGCTGACTCCCCGGCGCGTAGTGGAGGTGGCCGAGGAGGCGGGCATCACCTTCTGCTTCGCGGTGAAGTTCCACCCCGCCCTGCGCCACGCGGCCAAGGCGCGTGCGGAGCTGGGCGCGCCCACCACGTTCAACATCCTGGGCCCGCTCACCAACCCGGCCCGGGTGCGCTCCCAGGCGATCGGGGTGGCCGATCCGCGGATGGCCCCCATCGTCGCGGGCGTCCTCGCCGAGCGCGGCAACTCCGCCCTGGTCTTCCGGGGCGACGACGGCCTGGACGAGCTGACCACCACGGCGACCTCGCGGGTCTGGGTGGCCCGGGACGGCGTGGTCCGCGAGGAGACCTTCGACCCACGCGACGTGGGCGTCGAGCTGGTCCCGGTGGAGGCGCTGCGCGGCGCCGACGCCTCGTACAACGCGGATGTGGCGCGCCGGCTGCTGGCCGGGGAGACCGGTCCGGTACGGGACGCCGTACTGCTCAACTCGGCGGCGGCGCTGGTCGCGCTGGACCCGGGCGAGGGGCCGCTGACCGAGCAGATCCGGGCCGGTATGGCGAAGGCCGCCGAGTCCATCGACTCGGGTGCGGCCGGGCGGGCGCTGGAGAGATGGGTCGTCGCCAGCAACGCGTGA
- the ctaD gene encoding aa3-type cytochrome oxidase subunit I — protein sequence MSILNEPQGAAAADDSYEDELPVRRKQPGNVVIKWLTTTDHKTIGTMYLVTSFAFFCIGGLMALFMRAELARPGTQIMSNEQFNQAFTMHGTIMLLMFATPLFAGFANWIMPLQIGAPDVAFPRLNMFAYWLYLFGSIIAVAGFITPQGAADFGWFAYSPLSDAVRSPGVGADMWIMGLAFSGFGTILGSVNFITTIICMRAPGMTMFRMPIFTWNVLLTGVLVLLAFPVLAAALFALEADRKFGAHVFDAANGGALLWQHLFWFFGHPEVYIIALPFFGIISEVIPVFSRKPMFGYIGLVAATISIAGLSVTVWAHHMYVTGGVLLPFFSFMTFLIAVPTGVKFFNWIGTMWKGSLSFETPMLWAIGFLITFTFGGLTGVILASPPMDFHVSDSYFVVAHFHYVVFGTVVFAMFSGFHFWWPKFTGKMLDERLGKITFWTLFVGFHGTFLVQHWLGAEGMPRRYADYLAADGFTALNTISTISSFLLGLSILPFFYNVWKTAKYGKKIEVDDPWGYGRSLEWATSCPPPRHNFLTLPRIRSESPAFDLHHPEITALEQLDHAAEGDKALAGGKEAGK from the coding sequence GTGAGCATCCTCAACGAACCTCAGGGTGCCGCGGCAGCAGACGACTCGTACGAGGACGAGCTGCCGGTCCGGCGCAAGCAGCCGGGAAACGTCGTCATCAAGTGGCTGACCACCACTGACCACAAGACGATCGGCACGATGTACCTGGTCACATCGTTCGCCTTCTTCTGCATCGGCGGCCTGATGGCGCTCTTCATGCGCGCCGAGCTGGCCCGGCCGGGCACGCAGATCATGTCGAACGAGCAGTTCAACCAGGCGTTCACGATGCACGGCACGATCATGCTGCTGATGTTCGCGACGCCGCTGTTCGCCGGTTTCGCGAACTGGATCATGCCGCTGCAGATCGGCGCGCCCGACGTGGCGTTCCCGCGGCTGAACATGTTCGCGTACTGGCTGTACCTCTTCGGCTCGATCATCGCGGTGGCCGGCTTCATCACCCCGCAGGGTGCTGCCGACTTCGGCTGGTTCGCCTACTCCCCGCTCTCGGACGCCGTCCGTTCGCCGGGTGTCGGCGCCGACATGTGGATCATGGGTCTGGCCTTCTCCGGCTTCGGCACGATCCTCGGGTCGGTCAACTTCATCACCACGATCATCTGCATGCGCGCGCCCGGCATGACGATGTTCCGCATGCCGATCTTCACCTGGAACGTCCTGCTGACCGGTGTGCTGGTCCTGCTGGCCTTCCCGGTCCTGGCGGCCGCGCTGTTCGCCCTGGAGGCGGACCGCAAGTTCGGTGCCCATGTATTCGACGCGGCCAACGGCGGCGCGTTGCTATGGCAACACCTCTTCTGGTTCTTCGGGCATCCAGAGGTGTACATCATCGCCTTGCCGTTCTTCGGGATCATTTCCGAAGTGATCCCTGTCTTCAGCCGCAAGCCGATGTTCGGTTACATCGGCCTGGTGGCCGCGACGATCTCCATCGCCGGCCTCTCGGTGACCGTGTGGGCCCACCACATGTACGTCACCGGCGGTGTGCTCCTGCCGTTCTTCTCCTTCATGACGTTCCTCATCGCGGTGCCCACCGGGGTGAAGTTCTTCAACTGGATCGGCACGATGTGGAAGGGCTCGTTGTCCTTCGAGACACCGATGCTCTGGGCGATCGGCTTCCTGATCACCTTCACCTTCGGTGGTCTGACCGGCGTCATCCTGGCCTCGCCGCCGATGGACTTCCACGTCTCCGACTCGTACTTCGTGGTCGCGCACTTCCACTACGTCGTCTTCGGCACCGTGGTGTTCGCGATGTTCTCCGGCTTCCACTTCTGGTGGCCGAAGTTCACCGGCAAGATGCTGGACGAGCGGCTCGGCAAGATCACCTTCTGGACGCTGTTCGTGGGCTTCCACGGCACGTTCCTGGTGCAGCACTGGCTGGGCGCGGAGGGCATGCCGCGGCGTTACGCGGACTACCTCGCCGCGGACGGCTTCACCGCGCTGAACACCATCTCGACCATCTCGTCGTTCCTGCTCGGCCTGTCGATCCTGCCGTTCTTCTACAACGTCTGGAAGACCGCCAAGTACGGCAAGAAGATCGAGGTGGACGACCCGTGGGGCTACGGCCGTTCGCTGGAGTGGGCGACCTCCTGCCCGCCGCCCCGGCACAACTTCCTCACGCTGCCCCGTATCCGCTCGGAATCCCCGGCGTTCGACCTGCACCACCCGGAGATCACCGCGCTGGAGCAGCTGGACCACGCCGCCGAGGGTGACAAGGCCCTCGCCGGCGGCAAGGAGGCCGGCAAGTGA
- a CDS encoding cytochrome c oxidase subunit 4, whose protein sequence is MKIQGKMFLGLAVFILIMAITYGVWSKEPVGTTALLLAFGLSVMIGFYLAFTARRVDAMAQDNKEADVADEAGEVGFFSPHSWQPLSLAIGGAFAFMGVVFGWWLLFFSAPLLLVGLFGWVFEYYRGENRTQ, encoded by the coding sequence GTGAAGATCCAGGGCAAGATGTTCCTCGGTCTGGCGGTGTTCATCCTGATCATGGCCATCACGTACGGCGTGTGGTCGAAGGAGCCCGTCGGCACCACCGCGCTGCTCCTGGCCTTCGGCCTGAGCGTGATGATCGGCTTCTACCTGGCCTTCACGGCCCGGCGGGTCGACGCGATGGCGCAGGACAACAAGGAGGCCGACGTCGCGGACGAGGCCGGCGAGGTGGGGTTCTTCTCCCCGCACAGCTGGCAGCCGCTCTCGCTGGCGATCGGCGGTGCCTTCGCCTTCATGGGCGTCGTCTTCGGCTGGTGGCTGCTGTTCTTCTCGGCGCCGCTCCTCCTGGTCGGCCTGTTCGGCTGGGTATTCGAGTACTACCGCGGTGAGAACCGCACCCAGTGA
- the qcrA gene encoding cytochrome bc1 complex Rieske iron-sulfur subunit → MSSQEIPEENLPDEQAAAHGAVEPAHDDPFADPGLPAHKPRIQDIDERAAKRSERTVATMFLLSMLATVGFIASYVIFPVDKIVFIFPFGHVSALNFSLGLTLGLALFLIGAGAVHWARTLMSDVEVADDRHAIEATPEVKAKVLSDFADGARESALGRRKLIRNTMFGALALVPLSGVMLLRDLGPLPEKKLRKTLWAEGKQLVNMNTMEPLRPEDVVVGSLTFAMPEGLEEHDEDFQTQIAKAALMIIRIEPDDIKDKREREWAHEGIVAFSKICTHVGCPISLYEQQTHHVLCPCHQSTFDLSDGARVIFGPAGHALPQLRIGVNSEGNLQALGDFEEPVGPAFWERG, encoded by the coding sequence ATGAGTAGCCAAGAGATTCCAGAAGAGAACCTGCCCGACGAGCAGGCCGCCGCGCACGGCGCGGTAGAACCGGCGCACGACGACCCGTTCGCCGACCCGGGGCTGCCGGCCCACAAGCCGCGCATCCAGGACATCGACGAGCGGGCCGCGAAGCGCTCCGAGCGCACCGTCGCGACCATGTTCCTGTTGTCCATGCTGGCGACGGTGGGCTTCATCGCCTCCTACGTCATCTTCCCGGTCGACAAGATCGTCTTCATCTTCCCGTTCGGTCATGTCAGCGCGCTCAACTTCTCCCTGGGTCTGACTCTGGGGCTGGCGCTCTTCCTGATCGGCGCGGGCGCCGTCCACTGGGCGCGCACCCTGATGTCCGACGTCGAGGTCGCCGACGACCGGCACGCCATCGAGGCGACGCCCGAGGTCAAGGCGAAGGTCCTGTCGGACTTCGCGGACGGCGCCCGGGAGTCCGCGCTCGGCCGTCGCAAGCTGATCCGCAACACCATGTTCGGCGCGCTGGCCCTGGTGCCGCTCTCCGGCGTGATGCTGCTGCGCGACCTCGGTCCGCTGCCGGAGAAGAAGCTCCGCAAGACCCTGTGGGCCGAGGGCAAGCAGCTCGTCAACATGAACACGATGGAGCCGCTGCGTCCCGAGGACGTGGTCGTCGGTTCGCTGACCTTCGCCATGCCCGAGGGCCTGGAGGAGCACGACGAGGACTTCCAGACGCAGATCGCCAAGGCCGCCCTGATGATCATCCGCATCGAGCCGGACGACATCAAGGACAAGCGCGAGCGCGAGTGGGCGCACGAGGGCATCGTCGCCTTCTCGAAGATCTGCACGCACGTCGGCTGCCCGATCAGCCTGTACGAGCAGCAGACGCACCACGTGCTCTGCCCGTGCCACCAGTCCACCTTCGACCTCTCCGACGGCGCCCGCGTCATCTTCGGTCCGGCCGGCCACGCCCTCCCGCAGCTGCGGATCGGCGTGAACAGCGAGGGCAACCTCCAGGCGCTCGGTGACTTCGAAGAGCCCGTCGGTCCTGCATTCTGGGAGCGCGGATGA
- the ctaE gene encoding aa3-type cytochrome oxidase subunit III: MSVVATATTVETGHAHPSVNRPNLTSVGTIIWLSSELMFFAALFAMYFTLRSVTGPEHWKEMASALNFPFSATNTTILVLSSLTCQLGVFAAERGDVKKLRAWFVITFVMGSIFIGGQVFEYTELVKKDGLSLSSDPYGSVFYLTTGFHGLHVTGGLIAFLLVLGRTYAAKRFTHEQATAAIVVSYYWHFVDVVWIGLFATIYMIK, translated from the coding sequence ATGTCGGTCGTGGCGACAGCAACGACAGTAGAAACCGGGCACGCGCACCCGTCGGTCAATCGGCCGAACCTCACCAGCGTCGGAACCATCATCTGGTTGAGCTCCGAGCTGATGTTCTTCGCGGCCCTCTTCGCGATGTACTTCACCCTGCGATCGGTGACCGGACCGGAACACTGGAAGGAAATGGCGTCCGCCCTGAACTTCCCGTTCTCGGCGACGAACACCACGATCCTGGTGCTCTCCTCACTCACCTGCCAGCTCGGCGTCTTCGCCGCGGAGCGGGGCGATGTGAAGAAGCTCCGTGCGTGGTTCGTGATCACTTTCGTGATGGGTTCGATCTTCATCGGAGGCCAGGTCTTCGAGTACACCGAGCTGGTGAAGAAGGACGGCCTCTCGCTGTCCTCCGACCCGTACGGCTCGGTGTTCTACCTGACCACCGGCTTCCACGGTCTGCATGTGACGGGCGGTCTCATCGCCTTCCTGCTCGTTCTGGGCAGGACGTACGCGGCCAAGAGGTTCACCCATGAACAGGCGACCGCCGCCATCGTCGTGTCCTATTACTGGCACTTCGTCGATGTCGTGTGGATCGGCCTCTTCGCCACGATCTACATGATCAAGTAA